The proteins below come from a single Periophthalmus magnuspinnatus isolate fPerMag1 chromosome 7, fPerMag1.2.pri, whole genome shotgun sequence genomic window:
- the tuba5 gene encoding tubulin alpha 5 gives MRECISIHVGQAGVQTGNACWELFCLEHGVGPDGAFLEGPTEPNSREDPFNTFFNTGSSGRHVPRALYVDLEPTVVDEVRVGRYRGLFHPEQLISGKEDAANNYARGHYTVGKDIIDDVMERIRKMTDQCTGLQGFLVFHSFGGGTGSGFTSLLMERLSLDFGKKSKLEFSVYPAPQVSTAVVEPYNAILTTHTTLEHSDCAFMVDNEAIYDICQRNLDIESPGYINLNRLIAQIVSSITASLRFDGALNVDLTEFQTNLVPYPRIHFPLVTYAPIISAEKAYHEQLTVLEITSACFEPLNQMVKCDPRHGKYMACCLLYRGDVVPKDVNAAIANIKTRRSVQFVDWCPTGFKVGINYQAPTAVPGGDLAKVQRAVCMLSNTTAIAEAWARLDHKFDLMYAKRAFVHWYVGEGMEEGEFAEAREDLACLEKDYEEMGNNCSDSENEEDGQEY, from the exons ATG AGAGAGTGCATCTCCATCCACGTGGGCCAGGCCGGGGTACAGACAGGTAATGCCTGCTGGGAGCTCTTCTGTCTGGAGCACGGAGTGGGGCCTGACGGGGCGTTTTTGGAGGGTCCCACGGAGCCAAACTCACGAGAAGATCCCTTCAACACCTTCTTCAACACAGGCAGCTCCGGGCGACATGTCCCCCGAGCTCTGTATGTGGATCTGGAGCCCACTGTGGTTG atgAAGTTCGGGTGGGTCGGTACAGAGGCCTCTTCCACCCGGAGCAGCTCATCTCAGGCAAGGAGGACGCAGCCAATAACTACGCCCGAGGACACTACACTGTTGGAAAGGACATCATCGATGATGTCATGGAGAGGATCCGCAAAATG aCAGACCAGTGCACCGGGCTGCAAGGTTTCCTGGTCTTCCACAGTTTTGGAGGAGGCACTGGCTCTGGATTCACCTCTCTGCTGATGGAGAGGCTCTCTTTGGACTTTGGCAAAAAATCCAAACTCGAATTCTCTGTTTACCCTGCTCCCCAAGTCTCTACCGCTGTGGTCGAACCTTACAACGCTATCCTGACCACTCACACCACTTTGGAGCACTCTGACTGTGCATTTATGGTCGACAATGAGGCCATCTACGACATATGCCAGCGCAATTTGGATATCGAAAGCCCAGGGTATATAAATCTTAATAGACTTATCGCTCAAATTGTCTCTTCCATCACCGCTTCTCTTCGCTTTGATGGTGCGCTAAACGTTGATCTGACCGAGTTTCAAACCAACTTGGTGCCATATCCACGAATCCATTTCCCACTGGTGACATATGCGCCAATCATTTCAGCCGAGAAGGCATACCACGAGCAGTTAACAGTTTTGGAGATCACCAGTGCATGTTTTGAACCATTGAATCAGATGGTGAAGTGTGACCCTCGCCATGGGAAGTACATGGCATGCTGCCTCCTGTATCGCGGTGACGTCGTGCCCAAAGATGTGAACGCTGCGATCGCAAATATCAAAACGAGACGCTCTGTTCAGTTTGTGGACTGGTGCCCCACTGGGTTCAAG GTTGGCATTAACTACCAGGCCCCCACTGCTGTCCCTGGTGGAGACTTGGCCAAAGTGCAACGAGCTGTGTGTATGCTCAGTAACACCACCGCCATCGCCGAGGCCTGGGCACGGCTGGACCATAAGTTTGACCTGATGTATGCCAAGAGGGCCTTTGTGCATTGGTACGTGGGAGAGGGCATGGAGGAGGGGGAGTTCGCTGAGGCTAGAGAAGACCTGGCCTGCCTGGAGAAGGACTACGAGGAGATGGGCAACAACTGCTCCGATTCTGAAAATGAAGAGGATGGCCAAGAATACTga
- the kdm5bb gene encoding LOW QUALITY PROTEIN: lysine-specific demethylase 5B-B (The sequence of the model RefSeq protein was modified relative to this genomic sequence to represent the inferred CDS: inserted 1 base in 1 codon; deleted 2 bases in 1 codon) has protein sequence MNQPRPDEFKPPPECPVFEPSWEEFGDPYAFINKIRPIAEKTGICKVRPPPGWQPPFACDVDKLHFVPRIQRLNELEAQTRVKLNFFDQIAKFWDLQGCTLKIPHVERKLLDLYKLNKLVADEGGFDVVCQERKWTKIAVQMGFAPGKAIGSHLRSHYEKILYPYNLFQSGANLLTPEAASKLMRLEADPETEQCVQKPVESKDPGGSAEVKGTSSKLTPESGTRRAKRMKTESVCVKTEPVEPGENRPNLRRRMGSFVAKPEPEKEVPIQVKQEPVEIPEPIVETDKLKSRYKKQVLPPIPPSPVDLVVCLVCGSGGDEDRLLLCDGCDDSYHTFCLIPPLHDVPKGDWRCPKCLAQECSKPHEAFGFEQAFRDYSLRAFGQMADAFKSDYFNMPVHMVPTELVEKEFWRLVGAIDEDVTVEYGADIASKEFGSGFPIPNGRFKVAPADEKYLKCGWNLNNLAMMNRSVLTHVTADICGMTLPWLYVGMCFSSFCWHIEDHWSYSINYLHWGEPKTWYGAPGFAAEQLEEVMRKLAPELFDSQPDLLHQLVTIMNPNTLMAHGVPIYRTNQCAGEFVVTFPRAYHSGFNQGFNFAEAVNFCTVDWMPLGRQCVDHYRSLNRYNVFSHDEMVCNMASKAETLDVVLASAVHKDMVLMIREEQELRDKVKKMGVVLRKEANYDHLQDDERQCVKCRTTCFLSALTCPCSPGVLVCLHHIHQLCSCPVSNYTLNYRHNVDDLFPMMNAVKERAQLYDDWAVRVSETLEAKLEKKRGLPVFRSLLAESESKTFPENDLLRRLRLVTQDAEKCSTVAQQLLNGKRQTRYCCGSGKSRSQLTVEELRSFVRQLYNLSCSLPQAPKLKELLNRIEDFQQHSEKVLSDMVPSVAEIQGLLEVSFDFDVDLPELPRLRVRLEQARWLEAVQQESSQHKTLSVETMRRLIDQGVGLGPHPSVERAMARLQELLTMSEHWEDKAISLLKARPPHSIETLSGAAEKASAIPAHLPNCLLLKDTIRKAREWLQEAEELQAGGSVPLADSISDMVLRGQAIQVHLEPLDKLETLMSQIQEWKEEAASAFRHKDSSLSLLEILCPRCEVSSLGSPKRKAKKGKESPKNNKKKTTKPSNLGEVEKALSETNDSTSAVTCDMEELRLRSMESFFNLRASNESKLLPTTDCMDLRVCVCQKPPMGAMLQCELCRXAFHCACVQDLSERTQPWLCTRCRRSEKPPLAKIISLLTSLERLGVRLPEGDALNYVVERTVDWHMRAQQVLCAILKLEERAGDPSTLTRWAPGNMEEPNNTQAPCLTPEWNRISHAQTVFYTEQKCIPLQGLSRDMEELLVEGLLLQVSVPEVQSLYHVLLDQAQNQLSDRLMSPTQTEPTDTCAHVQFPSQENSLPSPLDVEAIVSEKKTKRHIDRDSLNTDFRGSEKKHPLKRQKLNKNHVHRRPTSTSSSPRSDGSQSENSDDETEVCPAERCQLPEGDEVNWVQCDGSCNQWFHQVCVGVTAETAEKEDYICVRCSISDV, from the exons ATGAACCAACCGAGACCCGACGAGTTCAAGCCCCCTCCTGAATGCCCGGTGTTCGAACCCAGTTGGGAGGAATTTGGGGATCCTTATGCTTTCATCAATAAAATACGGCCCATCGCTGAGAAGACTGGCATTTGTAAAGTCCGTCCTCCCCCg GGTTGGCAGCCTCCTTTTGCTTGTGATGTTGACAAACTACACTTTGTCCCTCGTATCCAGCGGCTCAATGAGCTTGAG GCCCAAACCCGAGTCAAGCTCAACTTCTTTGACCAGATCGCCAAATTCTGGGATTTACAGGGATGTACACTGAAGATTCCTCATGTCGAGAGAAAGCTCCTGGATTTATACAAGCTCAACAAG CTTGTAGCAGATGAGGGTGGCTTCGACGTGGTGTGTCAGGAGAGGAAATGGACCAAGATTGCGGTTCAAATGGGCTTCGCTCCTGGAAAAGCGATTGGATCTCACCTTCGGTCACACTACGAGAAAATCCTATACCCCTACAATCTGTTTCAGAGTGGAGCCAACCTGCTG accCCAGAGGCAGCTTCCAAACTGATGCGTTTGGAGGCTGATCCTGAAACTGAACAG tgtgttcAGAAACCAGTGGAGAGTAAAGATCCAGGGGGGAGCGCAGAAGTGAAGGGAACAAGCTCAAAACTGACCCCTGAATCTGGCACTCGCAGAGCCAAACGCATGAAGACTGAG agCGTCTGTGTCAAAACTGAGCCAGTAGAACCTGGGGAGAACAGGCCAAACCTCAGGCGAAGGATGGGCTCCTTTGTTGCCAAACCAGAAcctg AAAAAGAGGTTCCCATCCAAGTGAAGCAGGAGCCAGTCGAAATTCCAGAACCAATCGTTGAAACTGATAAATTAAAGTCTCGTTATAAAAAACAAGTCCTGCCTCCCATCCCTCCAAGCCCA GTGGACCTGGTGGTTTGTCTAGTCTGTGGCAGTGGAGGAGATGAGGATCGGCTGTTGCTATGCGACGGTTGTGACGACAGTTACCACACCTTCTGCCTGATCCCGCCCCTCCACGACGTGCCCAAAGGAGACTGGAGGTGCCCCAAGTGTCTGGCCCAG GAGTGCAGCAAACCTCACGAGGCATTCGGGTTTGAGCAGGCGTTCAGAGACTACTCCCTTAGAGCATTTGGGCAGATGGCCGATGCTTTCAAATCAGACTACTTCAACATGCCAGTTCAT ATGGTGCCCACAGAGCTGGTGGAAAAGGAGTTTTGGCGCCTGGTTGGAGCCATCGATGAAGATGTGACAGTGGAGTACGGAGCAGACATTGCTTCGAAGGAGTTTGGCAGTGGATTCCCCATTCCCAATGGGAGGTTCAAGGTGGCCCCGGCTGATGAG AAATACCTGAAATGTGGGTGGAACCTAAATAACCTTGCTATGATGAACCGGTCGGTGCTCACTCATGTCACTGCAGACATCTGTGGCATGACTCTGCCCTGGCTCTATGTGGGAATGTgcttctcctccttctgctgGCACATTGAGGACCACTGGAGCTACTCCATCAACTACTTGCACTG GGGTGAACCTAAAACCTGGTATGGAGCTCCGGGTTTTGCAGCGGAGCAGttggaggaggtgatgaggaaaCTGGCCCCAGAGCTGTTTGACTCTCAGCCTGATCTGCTGCATCAACTCGTCACCATCATGAACCCCAACACACTGATGGCTCACGGTGTCCCG ATCTACAGAACAAACCAATGTGCTGGAGAGTTTGTGGTCACCTTCCCCAGAGCTTATCACAGCGGCTTCAATCAGGGCTTCAATTTTGCTGAGGCTGTCAATTTCTGCACTGTTGACTGG ATGCCTTTGGGGAGGCAGTGTGTGGACCATTATCGCTCATTGAATCGATATAATGTGTTTTCTCACGATGAGATGGTCTGTAACATGGCGTCCAAAGCAGAGACTCTGGACGTGGTCCTGGCCTCAGCCGTCCACAAAGACATGGTCCTTATGATCCGAGAAGAGCAGGAGCTGAGGGACAAAGTCAAGAAGATG GGGGTGGTCCTGCGTAAAGAGGCGAATTACGACCACCTGCAGGATGATGAGCGTCAGTGTGTGAAGTGCAGGACCACGTGTTTCCTGTCGGCTCTGACCTGCCCCTGCAGCCCTGGGGTCCTGGTCTGCCTGCACCACATCCACCAGCTCTGTTCCTGCCCTGTTTCTAACTACACACTCAA TTATAGACACAATGTGGATGACCTGTTTCCAATGATGAACGCAGTGAAAGAGCGCGCCCAACTCTATGACGACTGGGCTGTTCGCGTGAGTGAGACTCTGGAGGCCAAACTAGAAAAGAAGAGAG GTTTACCTGTTTTCCGGAGTCTTTTGGCCGAATCAGAATCAAAAACGTTCCCTGAAAATGATCTTCTGCGTCGTCTTCGTCTCGTGACACAAGATGCTGAAAAGTGCTCAACTGTAGCTCAGCAGCTTCTCAATGGCAAGAGGCAGACCAG ATATTGTTGTGGAAGTGGAAAGTCGCGGAGCCAGCTGACAGTGGAGGAGCTGCGTTCATTTGTTCGTCAGTTGTACAATCTCTCCTGCAGTCTCCCACAAGCCCCAAAGTTAAAG GAGCTGTTGAATCGTATCGAGGACTTCCAGCAGCACAGTGAGAAGGTTTTGTCAGATATGGTCCCCAGTGTGGCTGAGATCCAGGGTTTGTTGGAAGTCAGCTTTGATTTCGACGTGGATTTACCTGAACTACCCCGGCTCCGTGTGCGACTGGAGCAGGCCCGATGGCTGGAGGCGGTGCAGCAGGAGAGCAGTCAGCACAAAACCCTGAGTGTGGAGACCATGAGGAGACTGATCGACCAGGGGGTGGGTCTGGGGCCACACCCGTCTGTGGAGAGGGCCATGGCTCGTCTACAGGAGCTGCTCACTATGTCCGAGCACTGGGAGGACAAAGCTATCAGTCTGCTCAAGGCCAG ACCACCACACTCCATTGAGACCCTGAGTGGTGCAGCAGAGAAGGCATCTGCGATTCCAGCCCACCTCCCAAACTGTCTGCTGCTGAAAGACACCATTAGGAAGGCCCGAGAGTGGCTccaggaggcagaggagctacAG GCTGGTGGCAGTGTTCCTTTAGCGGACTCTATCTCAGACATGGTACTCCGAGGACAGGCCATCCAGGTCCACCTCGAGCCTCTGGACAAACTGGAGACGCTCATGTCCCAGATACAGGAGTGGAAAGAAGAGGCAGCTTCAGCTTTTCGTCATAAagactcttccctctctctactgGAG ATCCTTTGTCCCAGATGTGAAGTTAGTAGTTTAGGATCTCCGAAGAGGAAAgccaaaaaaggaaaagaatcgcctaaaaataacaaaaagaaaactacAAAACCCAGTAATCTCGGGGAGGTGGAGAAGGCACTTTCAGAGACCAATGATTCTACCTCTGCAGTAA CTTGCGACATGGAGGAGCTTCGACTTCGGAGTATGGAGTCTTTCTTTAACCTCAGAGCGTCTAATGAGTCCAAGCTGCTGCCCACCACCGACTGCATGGATCTGAGGGTGTGCGTGTGTCAGAAGCCACCCATGGGCGCTATGCTTCAGTGTGAACTCTGCC GAGCCTTCCATTGCGCCTGTGTACAGGACCTGTCTGAGAGAACACAGCCCTGGCTCTGTACGCGGTGTCGACGGTCAGAAAAACCTCCACTGGCTAAAATTATTTCCCTGCTCACATCACTGGAGAGGCTGGGAGTCAGGCTGCCTGAAGGGGACGCTCTGAACTATGTAGTGGAGAGGACAGTGGACTGGCAT ATGAGGGCGCAGCAGGTTCTATGTGCTATTCTGAAATTGGAGGAGAGAGCTGGGGACCCCTCCACTCTGACTCGCTGGGCACCGGGTAACATGGAGGAGCCAAATAACACTCAG GCTCCTTGTCTGACTCCAGAGTGGAACAGGATCAGCCATGCTCAAACAGTTTTCTACACTGAGCAGAAATGTATACCTCTACAAG GTTTGAGCAGAGACATGGAGGAGCTCTTGGTAGAGGGGCTTCTTCTGCAAGTGTCGGTGCCAGAGGTCCAGAGTCTGTACCATGTTCTACTAGACCAGGCCCAGAACCAGCTCTCAGACCGGCTCATGTCCCCCACACAGACTGAGCCCACAGACACATGTGCACATGTGCAGTTCCCCTCTCAGGAAAACTCCCTACCATCGCCCCTG GATGTGGAAGCCATTGTGTccgaaaagaaaacaaaacgtCATATTGACCGGGACAGTTTAAACACAGACTTCAGGGGGAGTGAGAAAAAGCACCCTCTAAAACGAcagaaactgaacaaaaaccACGTGCACCGCCGCCcaacctccacctcctcctctccgagGTCAGACGGATCTCAGTCCGAGAACTCAGACGACGAGACCGAAGTGTGTCCCGCGGAGAGATGCCAGCTGCCCGAGGGAGACGAG GTGAATTGGGTGCAGTGCGACGGCAGCTGTAATCAGTGGTTCCACCAGGTCTGTGTGGGCGTTACCGCAGAAACGGCAGAGAAAGAGGACTAcatttgtgtcagatgctcAATCAGCGATGTctga